The genomic DNA TTACCGCTTCTTCAGTTGCGGCTACCGGGGCAATCACCTCTTCGGTGACAGCCTGTTCTTCCACAACCTGCTCCTGACGAGCAACCGGGTAGCGGATCCAGACTTTACCGGATGCCATTTCAGGAGACGCGCACGCCACGGTTAATGGCATTGGCGACTGTGTCGGGTAACGCTCATCGCGATAACGACGACGACGTTGACCGCTGACGCGCAGGTGACGCGGAGAGCGGCGTGAACGACGTGGCATACCCGCGTTATCACGGCCTTCACCGTTATCGTCTTGCTCAGCGTTGCTTTCGACGACGGCCGGCAGATCCACTTTCGCCAGTTGAGTGCCTGGTGCAGTGTCACTTGCTTCTGCAGGGATGATGACGGTCTCTTCCACCGGCAGGGCGCCTACACGCACTTTCTGTGACAGCTGGCGCTGCTTACGACGCGGCATAACCTGAGTACGTTCTTCCTGCTCGCTTTCCTGTTGTTCAACAGGCTCTTCGCGGTTCAGGTTTTTGACTTCCTGCTGCGCCTGGCGCTTCTCGTCGTTACGACGACGGCTACGCTCACGGCGTGGCTGCTGCTCGTCGCGCTGTTTGCTCTTCTCAGACTCATCGCCCGCCTGCTGGCGAATTTCACGATCTTCAACATTCTGCGGTTGCTTCTCGCGACGGTTGCGACGGTTGTCTTCGCGTTGCTCACGACCCTCATTATTGTCCGAACGGTTGTCACGGCGTTCGTTACGGTCATTACGATCGTTACGGTCACGGCGGTTGTTCTGACGTTTACGACGGTCCTGCTGACGTTCAGGTTTCGCTTCTTTCGGTGCTTCTTTCGGTTGCTCAGGCTGCTGGACTTCTTCGCCTGCAAACATCTTCTTCAGCGCACCGAAGAGGCGGCTCAGCAGACCCGGTTGTTCTGGCTGGGCTTTGACCGCAACGGCTTCTGGTTTTTGCGCAACCGGTTTGGTCACAGGTTTTTCCAGCGCCGTTTCTGGCGGAGCTTCAGGCATGATGAAGGTCGCTAAGGCTGGCTGCTCTGGCAGTTTGCGCTCGGCAGGTTCTTCATCGGAAGGCAGCGCCATCTCTTCTTCATGCAGCTTAGGCAGCAGATAGCTGAGCGTGCTGGTCTCTTCACCCTTACGGACACGCAGCACGTGGTAGTGCGGAGTTTCCATCTGATCGTTAGGTACGATGATGCAGCGAACATCGCCCTGGCGTGATTCAATTGCGCTGACGGCTGCACGTTTTTCGTTCAGCAGGTAGGACGCAATTGGCACGGGAACAATGGCATGAACCTCTTTGGTGTTCTCTTTCAGCGCTTCTTCTTCAATCAGACGCAGAATAGAGAGGGACAGAGATTCGTTATCACGAACGGTACCGGTACCGGAGCAGCGCGGACAGACGTGATGGCTGGATTCACCGAGTGAAGGGCTCAGACGCTGACGGGACATCTCCAGCAAGCCGAAGCGTGAGATATGGCTAATCTGGATACGAGCACGATCCTGACGTACCGCTTCGCGCAGACGGTTTTCAACCGCACGCTGGTGGCGCACCGGGGTCATGTCGATAAAGTCGATAACAATCAGACCACCCAGGTCACGCAGGCGGAGCTGGCGGGCGATTTCATCAGCGGCTTCAAGGTTGGTGTTGAAGGCGGTCTCTTCGATATCACCGCCGCGCGTAGCACGTGCGGAGTTGATGTCGATGGCGGTGAGCGCTTCGGTCGTATCAATAACGATAGAACCACCGGATGGCAGACGCACTTCACGCTGGAAAGCGGATTCAATCTGCGATTCGATCTGATAATGGCTGAACAGCGGGATTTCACCGGTGTACAGTTTGATTTTGCTGGTGAAATCCGGACGACCCAGCGCAGCAATGTGCTGGCGCGCCAGCTCAAGCACTTTCGGATTATCGATCAGAATCTCACCGATGTCCTGACGCAGGTAGTCACGGAAGGCACGCACAATCACGTTGCTTTCCTGGTGAATCAGGAACGGCGCTGCGCGGCTTTCTGCCGCTTTCTGGATTGCTTCCCAGTGCTTCAGACGGAAGCTTAAGTCCCACTGCAGCGCTTCGGCAGATTTGCCGACGCCTGCGGTACGCACGATAAGTCCCATACCGTCAGGCAGCTCAAGACTTGCCAGCGCTTCTTTCAGCTCGGTACGGTCATCACCTTCGATGCGGCGAGAGATACCACCGGCGCGCGGGTTGTTTGGCATCAGAACCAGGTAACTTCCCGCAAGACTGATAAAGGTGGTCAGTGCGGCACCTTTGTTGCCACGCTCTTCTTTATCAATCTGAACAATGACTTCCTGACCTTCACGCAACACATCTTTGATGTTTGGGCGGCCATGGGAGTTATAGTTTGCAGGGAAATATTCGCGGGCGATTTCTTTCAGAGGGAGGAAACCGTGACGCTCAGCACCGTAATCGACAAATGCAGCTTCAAGGCTTGGTTCAATGCGGGTGATTTTACCTTTGTAAATGTTCGCTTTTTTCTGTTCGTGTCCAGGACTTTCGATATCCAGATCGTACAGGCGCTGCCCATCCACAAGGGCGACACGCAACTCTTCTTGCTGAGTTGCGTTGATTAACATTCTTTTCATCGTAACTTACTCGTTATTCTTACATTGACGACAAAGCTGCGGGCAAGGTGACGCTTTCCGGGGTATGAACCGATGGCCTCGTGTCTATTCACGTCGCCAACCTCACGGTTGTCGCTCGCTTAAGAGGCGCAGAGTGTCGGTTGCCTGTATTTCATACGGAAACACAGCGCAATTATCAGGGGAATTGCCTGGGTAGAACTCTCCAGAGAACAATCCTTATACCGGGAAGTACTGCAACCCGCAGCCCGCTAACTGCCTGAAAGATCAATACGTCTTACGCCATTGCTGCGTGGATGATCGGTCAGACAAAATTGGTCATTCCGTCGAGATCCTTACTTAACCAGGATTTAACACGGAAAACGAGTTCATTATTCCACTGCTCGCCGGGTTATAGCAAGATGACTTTTACCAATTATCACCCGGTTACTCACAGTTTCTTCACTTCAAGGTGGTGATTGGTTTAATAACCACCAAATCGATTGCGTGAAACAGGGGACAGGCCGGATAAAAGTAAATATAAGCATAGAAAAATGAGTGGCGCTAATGGCTGACGATATTTAGAATCGCCAACCATGAAAACAGAGACTCCAGCCGTAAAAATGGTTGCCATCGCGGAAGACGACGCGGGGCAACGTATCGATAACTTTTTGCGTACCCAACTCAAAGGCGTGCCAAAGAGCATGATTTACCGCATCCTGCGCAAGGGTGAAGTGCGGGTTAACAAAAAACGCGTGAAGCCTGAGTACAAACTCGAAGCCGGTGATGAAGTGCGTATCCCGCCGGTCCGTGTTGCGGAACGCGAAGAAGAGGTCGTTTCACCCAGGTTGCAGAAAGTGGCCGCCCTGAGTGACGTTATCCTTTATGAGGATGATCATATCCTGGTGCTGAATAAACCGTCAGGTACCGCTGTCCATGGCGGGAGTGGTCTCAGCTTTGGCGTGATTGAAGGCCTGCGTGCGCTGCGCCCTGAAGCCCGTTTCCTTGAACTGGTTCACCGTCTCGATCGCGATACCTCCGGCGTGCTACTGGTCGCAAAAAAACGTTCTGCCCTGCGTTCCCTGCATGAGCAGCTGCGTGAAAAAGGGATGCAGAAGGATTATCTGGCGCTGGTTCGCGGCCACTGGCAGTCCCACGTTAAGGCGGTGCAGGCACCTTTGCTGAAGAATATTTTGCAAAGCGGTGAGCGCATTGTCCGTGTGAATCAGGAAGGGAAGCCGTCTGAGACGCGTTTCAAAGTGGAAGAGCGCTATGCGTTCGCCACGCTGGTGCGCTGCAGCCCGGTAACCGGCCGTACCCACCAGATCCGCGTACATACGCAGTATGCCGGTCATCCGATCGCATTTGATGACCGCTATGGCGACAGGGAGTTTGATAAGCAACTGGCGGGCACCGGGTTGTCACGCCTGTTCCTTCATGCGGCGGCACTGACGTTCACTCACCCGAATACCGGCGAAACAATCCGCATTGAAGCCCCCCTTGATGAGCAGTTAAAACGCTGCCTGAAGGTGCTGCGCGGCTGATTTGGCTGGCACTTACCGGCCTGAGGTCTCCCAGACCGGTAAGTGATGCATCACCCGTAACACTCACATCTTCAGCGGATTACACTCCTCGCGTCTGAGCATCTGGCACAATGCTATCAGCGGCAACCCGACCAGCGTGTTCGGGTCACGTCCGTCCAGCTTGTCGAACAGGGCAATCCCCAGACCTTCACTTTTGAAGCTTCCGGCGCAATTGAGCGGTCGCTCCCGACGCACATAGTCGGCGATTTCCTGCTCGCTAAGATGGCGAAAATGGACGTCGAAAGGTTCGCATTCGGTTTGCAGGTGACCCGAGGCGGAGTTGTAGAGTGCCAGACCCGTATAAAAGGTGACGATATTGCCCCGCGCTTGCATAAGCTGCTGGCAGGCATTCGCTTCAGTGTGCGGCTTTCCGGTGATAACACCGTCCAGCACACAAACCTGATCGGAGCCTATAATCAAATGCGAAGGGTAGCGTGCGGCAAGTGATTGCGCTTTCTCCTTCGCAAGACGGGTGACCAGGTGACGCGGTGATTCGCCCGGCTGCGGCGTCTCGTCAACTTCCGGCGCCGCGCATTCAAACGGGATCCCGAGCTTTTCCAGCAACATTCGGCGGTAGGGTGAGGTGGAGGCAAGAACGAGATTTGGCATATTTTTATCACCAGATATAGCGTATCGATGCCAGCCATTTTAAACTACAGGCCGCAATGTGTGCGAATAATTGGCAAAAGGCAGCTGTGGTTGCCTTTTTCTTTGACTATATGACGTTACAAAGTTAATATGCGCGCCCTATGCAAAAGGTAAAATTACCCCTGACTCTTGATCCGGTTCGCACGGCTCAAAAACGCCTCGATTACGAAGGTATTTATACTTCCGATCAGGCTGAGCGTGTCGCCGAATCCGTAGTCAGTGTGGACAGTGATGTAGAATGCTCCATGTCGTTCGCTATCGATAACCAGCGTCTCGCCGTTTTAACCGGCGATGCAAAGGTGACGGTAACCCTCGAATGTCAGCGTTGCGGGAAACCGTTTGTACAGCATGTTCACACAACGTATTGTTTCAGTCCGGTCCGTTCTGACGAACAGGCTGAAGCACTCCCGGAAGCGTATGAACCGATTGAAGTTAATGAATTCGGTGAAATCGATCTTCTGGCTCTGGTTGAAGATGAAATCATCCTCTCCTTGCCAGTCGTTCCGGTGCATGAATCTGAACACTGTGAAGTGTCCGAGGCGGACATGGTCTTTGGGGAACTGCCTGATGAAGCGCAAAAACCAAACCCATTTGCCGTATTAGCCAGCTTAAAGCGTAAGTAATTGAGGAGTAAGGTCCATGGCCGTACAACAGAATAAACCAACCCGTTCCAAACGTGGCATGCGTCGTTCCCATGACGCGCTGACTGCAGTTACCAGCCTGTCTGTAGACAAGACTTCTGGTGAGAAACACCTGCGTCACCACATCACCGCTGACGGTTTCTACCGCGGCCGCAAGGTTATCACTAAGTAATCACGCGTCAGCGTGATTAGGCTTAGTGAGGATTTCCCCGTGCAAACGGGGAATTTACCGAACCAGGCTGTGACGATACCTTGACACGTCTAACCCTGGCGTTAGATGTCATGGGAGGGGATTTTGGCCCTTCCGTGACAGTGCCTGCAGCTTTGCAGGCACTGAATTCTAATTCGCAACTTACACTTCTTTTAGTCGGCAATCCCGACACAATCACGCCATTACTTGCAAAAGCTGACTTCGAACAACGTTCGCGTCTGCAGATTATTCCTGCGCAGTCAGTTATTGCCAGTGATGCACGTCCATCGCAGGCGATTCGCAATAGCCGGGGCAGTTCTATGCGAATGGCGCTGGAGCTGGTGAAGGAAGGACGCGCGGAGGCTTGCGTCAGTGCGGGAAATACCGGCGCGCTGATGGGGCTATCGAAATTGTTGCTCAAACCTATTGAAGGTATTGAGCGTCCGGCGCTGGTGACGGTATTACCGCATCAGCAGAAGGGCAAGACCGTGGTGCTCGATTTGGGTGCTAACGTCGATTGTGATAGTACAATGCTGGCTCAGTTTGCCGTGATGGGGTCGGTGCTGGCAGAAGAAGTGGTCGGGATAAACAATCCCCGTGTTGCGTTATTGAACATCGGTGAAGAAGAGACCAAAGGCCTGGACAGTATTCGCGAAGCTGCCGAATTGCTCAAACAGGTTCCCTCCATCAACTATATTGGTTATCTCGAAGCCAATGAGTTGCTGACGGGGAAAACGGATGTTCTGGTGTGTGATGGCTTCACCGGGAACGTAACGTTGAAGACCATGGAAGGGGTCGTGCGAATGTTTCTCTCACTGCTTAAATCGCAGGGAGAAGGAAAAAAAAGCGCCTGGTGGTTGATTTTATTAAAGCGTTGGTTACAAAAAAGCCTGACGCGGCGATTCAGTCACCTCAACCCCGACCAGTATAATGGCGCCTGTCTGTTAGGATTGCGCGGCATTGTGATTAAGAGTCATGGTGCCGCCAATCAGCGAGCATTTACTGTCGCCATTGAACAGGCAGTGCAGGCGGTGCAGCGACAAGTCCCTCAGCGGATTGCCGCTCGCCTGGAATCTGTATTAGCTAAAAGTGACTGAGCGTACATGTATACGAAGATTTTAGGTACCGGCAGCTACCTGCCAAAACACGTGCGTACCAACGCCGATCTTGAAAAAATGGTAGATACGTCTGATGAGTGGATTGTCACGCGCACAGGTATCCGTGAACGTCGTATTGCCGCGCCAGACGAAACCGTTTCGACCATGGGTTACGAAGCCGCGCAGCGTGCTATCGAAATGGCGGGCATTGATAAAGATCAGATTGGCTTGATCGTGGTTGCCACGACCTCTGCCACGCATGCCTTCCCAAGCGCAGCGTGCCAGGTGCAAAACATGCTCGGCATTAAAGGCTGCCCGGCATTTGACGTTGCCGCAGCGTGCGCAGGGTTCACCTATGCGCTGAGCGTTGCCGATCAGTATGTTAAATCCGGTGCCGTGAAATATGCGCTGGTCATCGGTGCTGACGTGCTGGCACGTACCTGCGATCCAACCGATCGTGGGACGATCATTATTTTTGGTGATGGTGCGGGCGCGGTACTGCTCGGTCAGTCCGAAGAGCCGGGAATCATCTCTACGCATCTGCATGCCGATGGCAGCTATGGCGAATTATTGACCCTGCCTAACGCCGATCGCGTTAATCCGGATAACGCTATTTACCTGACGATGGCCGGTAATGAGGTGTTCAAGGTGGCGGTGACTGAGCTTGCGCACATTGTCGATGAAACGCTGGAAGCGAATAACCTTGACCGCTCCGCACTCGACTGGCTGGTGCCGCATCAGGCGAACCTGCGCATCATCAGCGCGACCGCTAAAAAGCTGGGCATGTCGATGGATAACGTTGTGGTGACGCTGGATCGTCACGGCAATACCTCTGCGGCGTCAGTACCGTGCGCATTTGATGAAGCTGTACGTGACGGACGAATCAAACGGGGCCAGTTGGTCTTGCTTGAAGCCTTTGGTGGCGGGTTCACCTGGGGTTCCGCGCTGGTTCGTTTCTAGTATAAGGATTAAATAATGACGCAATTTGCTTTTGTGTTCCCGGGCCAGGGTTCTCAGGCCGTTGGGATGTTGTCTGAAATGGCAGCAAAGTATCCGGTTATCGAAGAGACTTTCCGTGAAGCTTCCGCTGCGCTGGGTTATGATTTGTGGGCGCTGACCCAACAGGGACCGGCCGAAGAGCTGAACAAAACCTGGCAGACTCAGCCAGCGCTGTTGACGGCGTCCGTTGCGCTGTGGCGTGTCTGGCAGCAGCAGGGCGGTAAAGCGCCAGCGCTGCTCGCGGGCCATAGCCTGGGTGAATACTCTGCGCTGGTGTGTGCCGGTGTTATCGCGTTTGCTGACGCGGTGCGTCTGGTTGAACTGCGCGGTAAGTTCATGCAGGAAGCAGTACCTGAAGGCACCGGTGGCATGTCTGCTATCATCGGCCTCGATGACGCTGCGATTGCAAAAGCGTGTGAAGAATCCGCTGAAGGTCAGGTGGTGTCTCCCGTTAACTTCAACTCGCCAGGCCAGGTGGTTATCGCCGGTCATAAAGACGCGGTTGAACGTGCTGGTGCAGCCTGTAAAGCTGCAGGTGCGAAACGCGCTCTGCCGCTGCCCGTCAGCGTACCGTCCCACTGCGCACTGATGAAACCTGCTGCCGATAAACTGGCCGTTGAGCTTGAAAAAATTACTTTTAACACACCGACAATCTCCGTTGTGAACAACGTCGATGTGAAATGCGAAACCTCGCCGGACGCTATCCGTGATGCGCTGGTTCGCCAGCTCTACAGCCCGGTACAGTGGACCAAAACCGTTGAGTTTATGGCCTCTCAGGGCGTTGAGCATCTGTATGAAGTCGGCCCAGGTAAAGTCCTCACCGGTCTGACAAAACGTATTGTTGACACCCTGACTGCTTCGGCAATTAACGAGCCGGACGCGATGTCAGCGGCACTCTCGCAATAAAAGAGGAATACCATGAGTTTTGAAGGAAAAATTGCCCTGGTCACTGGCGCAAGCCGCGGTATCGGGCGTGCAATTGCTGAAACACTGGTTGCGCGCGGCGCGAAAGTGATTGGTACAGCAACCAGCGAGAATGGCGCTAAGGCCATCAGCGAGTATCTGGGTGCGAACGGTAAAGGTCTGGTTCTGAATGTGACCGAACCTGCATCTATCGAATCTGTTCTGGAAAATATTCGCGCAGAATTTGGCGAAGTGGATATTCTGGTAAATAATGCCGGGATCACTCGTGATAACCTGTTAATGCGAATGAAAGACGACGAGTGGAACGATATCATCGAAACCAACCTGTCATCTGTATTCCGTCTGTCAAAAGCGGTAATGCGCGCTATGATGAAAAAGCGTCATGGTCGTATTATCACTGTCGGTTCTGTGGTTGGTACCATGGGAAATGCTGGTCAGGCTAACTACGCTGCGGCGAAAGCAGGTCTGATCGGTTTCAGTAAGTCGCTGGCACGTGAAGTTGCGTCCCGCGGTATTACTGTAAACGTTGTTGCTCCGGGCTTTATTGAAACGGACATGACGCGTGCGCTAACTGATGAGCAGCGTGCGGGTACGCTGGCAGCTGTTCCAGCGGGCCGCTTAGGCGACCCTAAAGAAATTGCCAGCGCGGTTGCATTTTTAGCCTCTGACGAAGCGGGTTACATCACTGGTGAGACCCTCCACGTCAACGGCGGGATGTACATGGTTTAATCACGATGAAAAATATTTGCGTTATTAGGGCGAATGGCCTCAAAATAACGTAAAATCGTGGTAAGAACTGCCGGGATTTAGTTGCAAATTTTTCAACATTTTATACACTACGAAAACCATCGCGAAAGCGAGTTTTGATAGGAAATTTAAGAGTATGAGCACTATCGAAGAACGCGTTAAGAAAATTATCGGCGAACAGCTGGGCGTTAAGCAGGAAGAAGTTGTGAACTCCGCTTCCTTCGTTGAAGACCTGGGCGCAGATTCTCTTGACACCGTTGAGCTGGTAATGGCTCTGGAAGAAGAGTTTGATACTGAGATTCCGGACGAAGAAGCTGAGAAGATCACCACCGTTCAGGCTGCCATTGATTACATCAACGGTCACCAGGCGTAAGTGAACATCTCCAGGCGGTCATTCGACCGCCTGAGTTTTATCTTTTTTGTCCCACGAATCCCTTTTTTATCCCTCCCTGGAGGACAAACGTGTCTAAGCGTCGTGTAGTTGTGACCGGACTTGGCATGTTGTCTCCTGTCGGCAATACCGTAGAGTCCACCTGGAAAGCTCTCCTTGCCGGTCAGAGCGGCATCAGCCTAATCGACCATTTCGATACTAGCGCCTATGCAACGAAATTTGCTGGCTTAGTAAAGGATTTTAACTGTGAAGAGATCATCTCGCGCAAAGAACAGCGCAAGATGGATGCCTTCATTCAATATGGCATTGTCGCTGGCGTTCAGGCCATGCAGGATTCTGGCCTTGAAATTACGGAAGAGAACGCAACCCGTATCGGTGCCGCTATCGGTTCCGGGATTGGCGGTCTGGGTCTGATCGAGGAAAACCATACATCTCTGATGAATGGCGGCCCGCGTAAAATCAGCCCGTTCTTCGTTCCGTCCACGATTGTTAATATGGTGGCAGGTCATCTGACCATCATGTTCGGCCTGCGTGGGCCAAGCATTTCTATCGCTACCGCATGTACCTCTGGCGTGCATAACATCGGCCAGGCCGCGCGCATGATTGCGTACGGCGATGCAGATGCTATGGTTGCGGGCGGTGCGGAAAAAGCCAGTACTCCGCTGGGAGTGGGTGGCTTTGGTGCAGCGCGTGCGCTGTCTACCCGCAACGATAACCCGCAGGCAGCAAGCCGTCCGTGGGACAAAGACCGTGACGGTTTCGTGCTGGGTGACGGTGCGGGTATGATCGTACTTGAAGAGTACGAACATGCTAAAAAACGTGGCGCGAAGATTTATGCTGAAGTTGTCGGCTTCGGGATGAGCAGCGATGCATACCACATGACGTCACCACCAGAAAATGGTGCGGGCGCCGCGCAGGCAATGGCCAACGCGATTCGCGACGCGGGTCTTACCCCGGAGCACATTGGTTACGTTAACGCGCACGGTACTTCTACGCCTGCAGGCGATAAAGCAGAAGCTCAGGCTGTTAAGTCTATCTTCGGCGAATACGCCAGCCGCGTGCTGGTGAGCTCCACGAAATCCATGACCGGTCACCTGTTGGGTGCGGCGGGTGCAGTAGAGTCTATCTACTCTATCCTTGCGCTGCGCGATCAGGCTGTTCCGCCAACCATCAACCTGGATAATCCGGATGAAGGTTGTGACCTGGACTTCGTTCCTCACGAAGCGCGTCAGGTAAGTGGTATGGAGTACACCCTGTGTAACTCCTTCGGCTTTGGTGGTACTAACGGTTCACTGATCTTCAAAAAGATCTGAGCCTGACTGCATCATGGCGATTAAAAAAGGTCCGCTTGTCGGGCCTTTTTTATTAAGCCTAATCTTCTTGTCGGCTGCATGGCATCCTGCCAGACTAAATGCCCACGCATAAGGAGCCACCATGTTTTTAATCAATGGCCTTGAGCAAAACACGCTGCCTGCTGGTGACAGGGCAACTCAGTTTGGTGATGGCTGCTTTACGACAGCGCGCATTCTCGACGGCAATGTCTGCCTGCTCGAGGCGCACCTTCGTCGTCTTCAGCAGGGTTGTGAAGCCTTGATGATCCCCTTCACGCACTGGGACACATTGCGTCAGGAGATGTGCCAGCTGGCGGCCGGGAAGCAAAGCGGTGTTTTGAAGGTGATCATCAGCCGCGGCAGCGGTGGCCGGGGATACAGCGGTACAGCTTGCCAGCACCCAACGCGGATCCTTTCGGTGTCTGCCTGTCCTGCTCATTATCTGCGCTGGCGTGAAGAGGGCGTTACGCTAACGCTCAGCCCGGTACGTCTGGGGCGAAACCCTATGCTTGCCGGTATAAAACACCTCAACCGCCTTGAACAGGTACTGATTCGCACTCATCTTGAACAGACGGACGCTGATGAGGCGCTGGTTCTTGACAGCGAAGGGTTTATTACGGAATGCTGTGCGGCTAATTTACTCTGGCGGCAGGGGAGCGATGTTTATACGCCGTCGCTCGAGCAGGCCGGCGTCAACGGGATTATGCTTCAGTTTTGTTTGCAGCAGCTGGCACACTCTGGCTTTCGCGTTGTCGAAGTGAGCGCGAGAGAAGAGGCGCTGCACCAGGCTGAAGAAATTATCATCTGTAATGCGCTGATGCCGGTTGTACCCGTCCGCGCGTATGGTCAATACAGCTTGTCCTCGCGCGAGCTGTTTCAGTTTTTAGCCCCGATATGTGAGCAAACCCGATAGTCATGAAGAAAATGTTGCGCTTTGTCCTCCTCCTTATCGTTGCGCTGGGTGTTGCCGGCGGAGCGGGAGTGTGGAAAGTTCGTCAGCTGGCGAACAGTAAGATCCTGATTAAAGACGAGACGATTTTTACCCTGAAAGCGGGGACGGGCCGCCTGGCGCTTGGCGAACAGCTTTATGGCGACAAGATCATTAACCGTCCGCGCGTGTTTCAGTGGCTGTTACGTATCGAGCCTGAACTGTCTCATTTCAAAGCCGGTACCTATCGCTTTACGCCGGGGATGACCGTCAAAGAGATGCTTCAGCTGCTGGAAAGCGGTAAAGAAGCGCAGTTCCCGCTGCGTTTTGTTGAGGGGATGCGCCTGAGCGATTATCTCGAGCAGCTGCGCGATGCTCCGTACATTAAGCATACCCTGAAAGATGACCGCTATCAGACGGTGGCCGAGGTACTGAAATTTGAACACCCTGAGTGGGTGGAAGGCTGGTTCTGGCCAGACACCTGGATGTACACCGCAGGCACGACCGATGTGGCTATCCTCAAGCGGGCGCATAAAAAGATGGTTGCAGCCGTCGATTCCGCCTGGGAAGGGCGCATGGACGGTCTGCCATACAGAGATCAAAACCAGTTTGTCACGATGGCCTCAATTATTGAGAAAGAGACGGCCGTCGCCGCCGAACGCGATCAGGTGGCATCGGTCTTCATTAACCGCCTGCGTATCGGCATGCGTCTGCAAACGGACCCCACCGTCATCTACGGAATGGGCGAGAGTTATACCGGTAAGATTTCAAGAAAAGATCTGGAGACGCCAACGGCGTATAATACCTACGTGATTAGCGGTCTGCCGCCGGGCCCGATTGCCACGCCGAGCGAGGCTTCCCTACGTGCGGCTGCGCATCCTGCTAAAACACCGTATCTCTATTTTGTGGCTGATGGAAAAGGGGGGCATACCTTTAACACCAACCTTGCCAGCCATAATCGCTCCGTTCAGGACTATCTGAAGGCACTTAAGGAAAAAAATGCGCAGTAAATACATTGTCATTGAGGGACTCGAAGGGGCGGGCAAAACCACGGCCCGCAACGTGGTGGTGGATACGCTCAAATCGCTTGGCGTTGCGGACATGGTATTTACCCGCGAGCCTGGCGGTACGCAACTGGCCGAAAAGCTGCGAAGCCTGGTGCTGGATATCAAATCCGTAGGTGACGAGGTCATCACAGATAAAGCCGAAGTATTGATGTTCTACGCGGCGCGCGTGCAACTGGTGGA from Enterobacter ludwigii includes the following:
- a CDS encoding Maf family protein; the protein is MPNLVLASTSPYRRMLLEKLGIPFECAAPEVDETPQPGESPRHLVTRLAKEKAQSLAARYPSHLIIGSDQVCVLDGVITGKPHTEANACQQLMQARGNIVTFYTGLALYNSASGHLQTECEPFDVHFRHLSEQEIADYVRRERPLNCAGSFKSEGLGIALFDKLDGRDPNTLVGLPLIALCQMLRREECNPLKM
- the plsX gene encoding phosphate acyltransferase PlsX, coding for MTRLTLALDVMGGDFGPSVTVPAALQALNSNSQLTLLLVGNPDTITPLLAKADFEQRSRLQIIPAQSVIASDARPSQAIRNSRGSSMRMALELVKEGRAEACVSAGNTGALMGLSKLLLKPIEGIERPALVTVLPHQQKGKTVVLDLGANVDCDSTMLAQFAVMGSVLAEEVVGINNPRVALLNIGEEETKGLDSIREAAELLKQVPSINYIGYLEANELLTGKTDVLVCDGFTGNVTLKTMEGVVRMFLSLLKSQGEGKKSAWWLILLKRWLQKSLTRRFSHLNPDQYNGACLLGLRGIVIKSHGAANQRAFTVAIEQAVQAVQRQVPQRIAARLESVLAKSD
- the rne gene encoding ribonuclease E; its protein translation is MKRMLINATQQEELRVALVDGQRLYDLDIESPGHEQKKANIYKGKITRIEPSLEAAFVDYGAERHGFLPLKEIAREYFPANYNSHGRPNIKDVLREGQEVIVQIDKEERGNKGAALTTFISLAGSYLVLMPNNPRAGGISRRIEGDDRTELKEALASLELPDGMGLIVRTAGVGKSAEALQWDLSFRLKHWEAIQKAAESRAAPFLIHQESNVIVRAFRDYLRQDIGEILIDNPKVLELARQHIAALGRPDFTSKIKLYTGEIPLFSHYQIESQIESAFQREVRLPSGGSIVIDTTEALTAIDINSARATRGGDIEETAFNTNLEAADEIARQLRLRDLGGLIVIDFIDMTPVRHQRAVENRLREAVRQDRARIQISHISRFGLLEMSRQRLSPSLGESSHHVCPRCSGTGTVRDNESLSLSILRLIEEEALKENTKEVHAIVPVPIASYLLNEKRAAVSAIESRQGDVRCIIVPNDQMETPHYHVLRVRKGEETSTLSYLLPKLHEEEMALPSDEEPAERKLPEQPALATFIMPEAPPETALEKPVTKPVAQKPEAVAVKAQPEQPGLLSRLFGALKKMFAGEEVQQPEQPKEAPKEAKPERQQDRRKRQNNRRDRNDRNDRNERRDNRSDNNEGREQREDNRRNRREKQPQNVEDREIRQQAGDESEKSKQRDEQQPRRERSRRRNDEKRQAQQEVKNLNREEPVEQQESEQEERTQVMPRRKQRQLSQKVRVGALPVEETVIIPAEASDTAPGTQLAKVDLPAVVESNAEQDDNGEGRDNAGMPRRSRRSPRHLRVSGQRRRRYRDERYPTQSPMPLTVACASPEMASGKVWIRYPVARQEQVVEEQAVTEEVIAPVAATEEAVNEAAIVVEPQAVESEAPHAVDVETTHPEVIAAPVDAAPQLIAEEDTVVAEDVVAEVQPAAAVEETPDVVVETVTEDVVQDVEIDVEPVREAAKAEEPEVKAEPVITAPAPAHVATAPMTRAPAPEYVPEAPRHSDWVRPAFNFDGKGSAGGHSATHQATAPATRPQSVE
- the rpmF gene encoding 50S ribosomal protein L32, with amino-acid sequence MAVQQNKPTRSKRGMRRSHDALTAVTSLSVDKTSGEKHLRHHITADGFYRGRKVITK
- the rluC gene encoding 23S rRNA pseudouridine(955/2504/2580) synthase RluC, producing the protein MKTETPAVKMVAIAEDDAGQRIDNFLRTQLKGVPKSMIYRILRKGEVRVNKKRVKPEYKLEAGDEVRIPPVRVAEREEEVVSPRLQKVAALSDVILYEDDHILVLNKPSGTAVHGGSGLSFGVIEGLRALRPEARFLELVHRLDRDTSGVLLVAKKRSALRSLHEQLREKGMQKDYLALVRGHWQSHVKAVQAPLLKNILQSGERIVRVNQEGKPSETRFKVEERYAFATLVRCSPVTGRTHQIRVHTQYAGHPIAFDDRYGDREFDKQLAGTGLSRLFLHAAALTFTHPNTGETIRIEAPLDEQLKRCLKVLRG
- the yceD gene encoding 23S rRNA accumulation protein YceD, with product MQKVKLPLTLDPVRTAQKRLDYEGIYTSDQAERVAESVVSVDSDVECSMSFAIDNQRLAVLTGDAKVTVTLECQRCGKPFVQHVHTTYCFSPVRSDEQAEALPEAYEPIEVNEFGEIDLLALVEDEIILSLPVVPVHESEHCEVSEADMVFGELPDEAQKPNPFAVLASLKRK